From the genome of Pirellulales bacterium, one region includes:
- the asnB gene encoding asparagine synthase (glutamine-hydrolyzing), protein MCGIAGILYREAARPVERGALEGMADAIAHRGPDAEGFWTAPAVGLAHRRLSIIDLAGGAQPLGNEDGSVQVVFNGEIYNYRELREGLLARGHTLRTSSDTEVLVHLYEECGPALVEKLRGMFAFALWDCRQRRLVLARDRVGIKPLYVYRDGEKLLFGSELKAILAHPQVERRVDAEALEDYLALGCVPGGRSIFRRIEKLPAAHVMVVSAGGWEARSERYWNLRFEADERPSAGEWQERIRAKAAETVERHLIADVPVGAFLSGGLDSSVVVSEAVAPKVRDSIAQGETLGSENPKSKIQNPKSLDGLGRPSSQLTPNHQPLATFSMGFHEAGFSELPFARQVAQQYRTRHTEEIVTPDAAELVEELAFYFDEPFADSSAVPTFLVSRLARRHVKVVLSGDGGDEAFGGYARYAHDLHEAAARALLPGWLRRGAIGPLASVWPKADWLPRPLRAKTRLTNLALEADAAYANTLMLCRMPERRRLLSADMAAELNGHRPEELIREAFGRVQGSKSKIQNPDVLAGMLAADTAVLLTDDFLTKVDRASMAHGLEVRPPLVDHELLELAATIPSRLKVRGGETKWIMKQAFADRLPHDAVWRAKHGFEIPVDAWLRGPLRDMFQASVLAPGARVAELVDQQAVGRLYRSHLAKVGRHGGALWSMLTLAKWAERWL, encoded by the coding sequence ATGTGCGGAATAGCGGGAATCCTGTATCGCGAAGCCGCCAGGCCGGTCGAGCGCGGCGCGCTCGAGGGCATGGCCGACGCCATCGCGCATCGCGGGCCGGATGCCGAAGGGTTTTGGACAGCCCCCGCCGTCGGGCTGGCGCATCGGCGGCTGTCGATCATCGACCTGGCGGGCGGGGCGCAGCCGCTGGGCAATGAAGACGGCTCGGTGCAGGTCGTGTTCAACGGCGAGATTTATAACTATCGCGAGCTGCGCGAGGGGCTGCTGGCACGCGGGCATACGCTGCGAACGTCGAGCGATACCGAGGTGCTCGTGCATCTCTATGAAGAATGCGGCCCGGCACTGGTGGAGAAACTGCGGGGCATGTTCGCCTTCGCGTTGTGGGACTGCCGCCAGCGAAGGCTGGTGCTGGCCCGCGATCGCGTGGGCATCAAGCCGCTGTATGTCTATCGCGACGGCGAGAAGCTGCTGTTCGGCTCGGAGCTGAAGGCGATCCTGGCCCATCCGCAGGTCGAGCGGCGGGTCGATGCCGAGGCGTTGGAAGATTATTTGGCGCTGGGTTGCGTGCCCGGCGGCCGGTCGATCTTCAGGCGGATCGAGAAGCTGCCGGCGGCGCACGTGATGGTGGTGTCGGCCGGCGGGTGGGAGGCGCGGAGCGAGCGGTACTGGAATTTGCGGTTCGAGGCCGACGAGCGGCCCAGCGCGGGCGAGTGGCAAGAGCGAATTCGGGCCAAGGCGGCCGAGACGGTCGAGAGGCATTTGATTGCCGACGTGCCCGTGGGAGCGTTTTTGAGCGGCGGATTGGATTCGAGCGTGGTAGTGAGTGAGGCTGTAGCACCGAAGGTGCGTGATTCGATAGCCCAGGGTGAAACCCTGGGTAGCGAGAATCCAAAATCCAAAATCCAAAATCCAAAATCCCTGGACGGCCTGGGAAGGCCGTCCTCCCAACTAACCCCCAACCACCAACCACTAGCCACTTTTTCCATGGGCTTTCATGAGGCGGGGTTCAGCGAATTGCCGTTCGCCCGACAAGTGGCCCAACAGTACCGCACGCGGCATACCGAAGAGATCGTCACGCCGGATGCCGCCGAGCTGGTCGAGGAGCTGGCGTTTTATTTCGATGAGCCGTTCGCCGATTCGTCGGCCGTGCCCACGTTTTTGGTGTCGAGGCTGGCGCGGCGGCACGTCAAGGTGGTGCTGTCGGGCGACGGCGGCGACGAGGCGTTCGGCGGATATGCCCGATATGCCCACGATCTGCATGAGGCGGCGGCACGGGCCCTGTTGCCCGGCTGGCTGCGGCGCGGGGCGATCGGGCCCCTGGCCAGCGTCTGGCCGAAGGCCGACTGGCTGCCGCGTCCGCTGCGGGCCAAGACGCGGCTGACCAACCTGGCGCTGGAGGCCGACGCGGCGTATGCCAATACGCTGATGCTCTGCCGGATGCCCGAACGCAGAAGGCTGTTGTCGGCCGACATGGCCGCGGAGCTGAACGGGCACAGGCCGGAGGAGCTGATTCGGGAGGCGTTTGGGCGGGTCCAGGGTTCAAAATCCAAAATCCAAAATCCCGACGTTCTGGCGGGCATGCTGGCGGCGGATACGGCGGTGCTGCTGACGGACGACTTTTTGACGAAGGTCGATCGGGCAAGCATGGCCCACGGACTGGAAGTGCGTCCGCCCTTGGTCGATCACGAATTGCTGGAGCTGGCGGCGACCATCCCCTCGCGGCTGAAGGTGCGCGGCGGCGAAACGAAGTGGATCATGAAACAGGCGTTCGCCGACCGCCTGCCGCACGACGCCGTGTGGCGGGCCAAGCACGGCTTCGAAATTCCGGTCGATGCCTGGCTGCGCGGGCCGCTGCGAGACATGTTTCAGGCGAGCGTGCTCGCACCGGGGGCGCGCGTGGCGGAACTTGTCGATCAGCAGGCCGTGGGCCGGTTGTATCGGTCACACCTGGCGAAGGTCGGCCGGCACGGCGGCGCGCTGTGGAGCATGCTCACGCTGGCCAAGTGGGCCGAGCGGTGGCTGTAA